Within Nitrososphaera sp., the genomic segment ACTTGTAGAGAGACGCGATTGGCTCAATGTCAGCTGCTCCGTCGCCGTACTTTGTAAAATAGCCTATGAGAAGCTCGCTCTTGTCTGTTGTCCCCGCGACTAGCATTTTGTTTACGGCGGCATAGTAGTACAGGACAGACATCCTGATTCTCGAGGTCAGGTTACCTAGCGGCTTGTTGTCGCTTGAGCCCGGTAGCGCCGACTGGAACTCCGAAACGATGTCCTCGAGTCGTGGAGTGTCGTACCTGATTCCAAGGGAACGTGCGAGTCCTGCCGCATCATTGATGTCCTGTTCAGGTGTGGCAGCCGCCGGCATGATAAGGCCGTAGACTCGGTCCGCGCCTATCGCTCTAACGCAAATCGTGGCAACGGCAGACGAGTCGAGGCCGCCGCTCAAACCAACTACAACCCCGCCTGAATTGGACGATGCGATGTATCTTTTGACAAAGCCGGCCAGACTTGAGGCGATGCGGCTGTAATCCTGTCGTAGCAGTGAATCAAGAACGGCAGCGCCGGAAGAGATCCGCGTCATCCAAGCCCTCTCCTTTTCAAAAGAACACAAAGATTCGTTCAATAATAATGAATTGCCGAAAACCCGAGCCGCTGGTCCTCTGCCTCTTTAATTTCGTGCTTTAGCTATTTGTTAAATATTAGCTCCGTTATAAGCCTCTGTGACACGCAGGCTAGGCTCGTTCTCTTTTGATGTCATATCACGGATGCTTGGAGTCCTGAGCAGGGGAGAGGAAATGAGAATTACAAACCTGGCGATCGAGACGAGAATGAGCTACTATGGCTGCATACGGTATGTGAGCCTCCTTGAGGCGCTTGGTTGGATAACGCGGTCGAAAATCAAGGCGCACATACAGAATGAAAACAGATCCGACTTTTCGCACAGCGCGATCTCGATCTCAGATTCTGGCCTTGAGGCCCTGGGCAGAATTGCGCCAATCGCCTCGCAGGCAATCAAAACGCCTCGAGTGGTTCCTAAGCGTCTGAGACCATCAAGGCCGCTGGCAGAGCTTGACGCTGTGCGTCCAGAAGTGGTTTTCAACGAGGCACCGGGCGAGAAAGGCATCCCGGCGGCTCAAATCGGCCCTCAAAAGAGGTCACTCAGGCTATTACTGGTAGACGACGAGGAAGACGTATTATTCACCTACGAATCGGTGCTAAAGTCACGCGGCCACCAAGTTGACGCTTTTGTGGATTCGGCGACCGCACTTTCAAACTATGCCCAGAAGGGTCCTGGGAGTTACGACGTCGTCCTGCTGGACATCCGGATGCCAAAGATAAACGGGGTCCAGCTGTTCCGCTCAATAAGAGCAATTGATTCTGAAGCAAGAATAGTTTTCCTCACGTCCCTTGACCTGTCGCCGGAGCTTAGCAGCGTGACTGAACAGCTCGGTGCTAATCACCTTATCCGAAAGCCGGTCACAAACGACGAGTTTTTGAAAGAAATCGAGACCTTTGTCTGAGTAGCATTATTCCGTTATCAGTTACCTATCCTGCAGGACTCGATGTACGCAAATTCGGATGGGTCTACTGAATCTTCAGCGGGAGAGTGAAGCAAAAGGTCGCACCGTGTTCATTGGCACCAGGTACGCTCGGAGATTTGTTTTCAAGCCAGATTTCCCCTCCATGCGCCTCGATAATTTTTTTGCAGATGTACAGCCCGAGCCCCATGCCTTTTTCAGAGTCTGACGCGAACTTGTCAAAAAGCCTTTGCTGGATCTCTTTGCTGACTCCAGTTCCGTCGTCGGAGATCGAAATTAACGCATACTCTTGGCCAGCATTCCTGACACCGCCGCGGGTGGTCATTTCAGCTCCCTGCCTTTCAGTCTCGCTTGTTTTGCCTCCGACCCTTTCAATTGCAACTTCAATGGTCCCGCTGTCTCCAGTAAACTTGACTGCGTTTGAAAGCAAATTCTCTATCACCTGACCTATTCGCTCAGGATCTATTGTCGCAAGCAGCGGACTTGCATCCATAGATCTAAAGCGGATGAACTTCTTGCTCCCGGGCGCGAGGTTCTGGGCGTTGTTGTACCGCTCCATTATGCGCTGCGCCACCCAGAATATGTCGGTCTCTACCTTTTGCAGGTGAAGGTTACCGCTTTCTATTCTGGTGATGTCGAGCACTTCTTCAGATAAAGTCAGCAATCGCCTTGCATTTCTTAGCACTATGTCAAGTATCTTTTTTTGCTCCGGCGCGACGGTCTTTGAGTCCTGCAGGAGCTCAGTCAGCCCGATTATCGGCTGGATGGGATTTCGCAGTTCATGTGCCGCGATATCAATAAAGTCCTTCATCGCCTTGTCATTTTCCTCCAGCTGAGCATTTGCCGAGCGCAGGTTCTCGGCAAGCTCGGTCGCATTCCACAGCTGATCGAAAATAACGGCATAGGACTGCGCCAATCCTTTTAGGTTGGAATAGGTTGCAAGCCCGCCGGCATCGAACGGACTTGGCAGCGAGTCGTCGACAAGCTCCCAGCTCATGAACTCCTTTCTATCCGACACCAGGATCGTAATGCGGCTGCTCAGATTGCCTTCTGAGATCTTGATGTCGATACCCGGTGTCAGGTCTTCCATTTTGCGCTTTGTTTCCTCAGCCCCCGGTGAAAAAGGCACCAGCATCCGGAGTTTAGCGCCGTTTGCAATTGCGTCCCTGTAAAAGGAAGAGTTTTCAGGAGTAGCTGCAAACTGGAGCGTGCCTGCTGTCGCCCACAGCACGAGGAGCTCGTGTTTTGTCTGGGACATTATCTTTTGCGCAAGAGCGATAGAGACCCGGGTATCAGGGATAAGCTCTGTTTTCTCGGGCAGGCGGCCTTCCTGGATTTGCTGTATCTTCCTCGGAGCGTCCATGCCCTTGCTCCAGAGGCTGTCAAAGAAGTTCTGCTGGTGTTCGACGAAGGGCTTTATGTTGCTAAAGATCACCTTTGGCAGGCTGCTGTTGGCGTAAGACGCGGACGCTTCATACCATACATCCGTCACTGCAAAATCACCCTTGACTACCTCAAGGTGGCGAAGCTCTGCAAATTCCATTATCCTCCTGCAAAAGACTAGATTTTCATTATTGATTTCCGTGAGTATCCGGAGTTTAATTCCCCGCCTCGAAAGCCCTTCAAGGCCCTTCATGACATCGAGGGAAGCCGCCAGGGCCTTGACAGAACCGGGGTCGAGGCAGGCGTCGAAATGGTTGCGTATTTGGTCGTATGAAGCAAGGACGTTCTTTAGAATCGCCTTGCCGCCTTCCCACACTTCTGTCCGCTCTCGCTCCAGGCCGCTCTCAAGCTCTAGAAACCTCAACTCGCAGTCAATCGATTTTTCCCATAGCTGATTGAAGAGGTACTGCTGCTGCTTGACAAGCCCCGGTGAGTTCGTAATTACCGAATGGGCTTGAGACCTCTCGGGGTTCTCGCTGGAATTGGATGCCAAAAAATTGGAGTCCGATATCAAAAAGTATCCTTTCAGTCCGTCAACGTGACGCAGCTCTGAAAACTCCCGAATTTTTCTACAGTCTGCAATGTTGTCTCGGGTGATTTCGACAATATGCCGGATTCTTATCCCCCTGTCGCGAAGCTGCCCGAGCCGGGCCTGGGCGTCAGGTGACGCGGCAAAATTAGACGGTCCGAATCTGTCCTGGCAAATATCGACCGAGTTTTTAGTCGCGCCGAGGGCCTCGTGAACCTTTCTAGAAATTTCCCTGCGAGAATAGACAACCTCGGTCCTTTCCGGTTCTACACCGTGCTCAACCTTTTGAATAAAAACCTCGGCAGGGATGGCCCTTTCCCAAAGGGTTTCAAAAAAGAATTTCTGCTGATGGACAAACTGTGGCAGGTTGCATGCGATGACCTTTGAAAGCGAGCCATCCTGAGCCTCTGAGATGCAGACATAGTCCATTCCGTCGGCAACCGCAAAAATGGAACAGTTTGGCTCCGCATGCCTGACCTCGGCAATCCTCATAAATTCCCGGACCCTGTCGATGTTTTGCGGAGCAATTTCAGTAATGAAGCGGATCTTTACGCCGCGTCTGGCCAGGTCCAAAAAGGCTTCCCATATGGGACCGCTTGCCATTAATACAGTCGTGCCGGTCATGTCCGTGCAAATGTCAATATTGTTCCGGACTGCGAGGATGAGGGAATGAATCCTGCTGCTCGGCTGAGAAGCATCGTCCCAAACCTCAATGACATCGCGGCTGGAGATTATCGTCACGCGTAGACTTGCCACATCTTAATCAGAAATCATATTAAAAAGGTATTTGCTCAGTTCTCTAAAATTTTGCTTCCGGCGGGTACAGTTAATCCAAAATTCTTTTGTGCCAGCACAAACAGCTCCAGTGCCTCTGTCCCAAATGCCGATAGCTGATACTGGCTGCCATCAGTGCATGTCACCTCCACGGAATAATACTCGATCCCGTTCGGTGCCAGCCTTATATCCCGAGGGGCACGCGATATCCAGCACGCCGAGCCGGCTGCTGCTTCACATTTCCCAAGGAGCCTGCAGAGCGCATCCGCAGCGCTATCAAACGGCATTCTCTGCCTCCCTTGGGTCGCCGGGCTCCACAACTGTCCTTCTGGGTTTTCCAGCCCTCCACCCCTGCCTTGCGTAAAGATACGCAAGCGTAGGGATAAACCCCGTCGCGACAAAGAAGATGGTTTCAAAGGTTTCCATGCAGTCTATATCCCAGGGAAGCAACATTAACTTGGCTCAAAGCCGCGTCTGAAGAGTATGCACTGCCGCTAAGATATCATAAGCCCGCGTGAATCGTCAAATTTTTTGTCGCCCGAGATTCCCTTGAGGCCGATAAAATGTACATTTATGCCGGATTCTTACGCACTCGCTCATGCTCCCGTCAGCACTGAACGAATTCTCCCATGCAGCCGTACTCCAGGAAATAGTCCCTAACATGCCTGACGCATGGCAGTAGATCAAGCCGTTTCTGGTCGTCGCGCTGCAGAAGGCACCCGCAAGGGAACCTTTGTGGCTTCATTGCTTCGCTATTGGGACGGGAAATATAAAAGATATTTGCACTTCGTTTTACCCTAAGCATTTACCATAACATTGATACATTTTCCTGCAGATTCCTGCGTTTAGTCAACGGACAATTTTGCAGATGTTAGCAGGTTGATTGCAGGTGGTTGACCCTGGAGGGGTAGAGGGCTCTCCGGGGTTGCTTTCAAGCACCATTTGTCATTGGGAGCCAGAAATGACACGCCGTCTGGGGGTCACCGCAGATAAGCAAGGAGTCTGGTCAGGGCAAACGATAAGCGCTTTGACGGATGGTTCTCGATCCGGGATAGATTCGTAATCGCTCATCCCAGCCAGCAGGCGCGCTGGCACATGGCTCGCTATCTTCTGACAAAATGCCTGGTCTTTCCTCGTCAGTCTCAAAAAATATAGGTCATGTTCTAGCGCGCCTGAGAATTGCGATCAGAAAACCGGAGCGCTAGGCGGAATTTGCGGAAGGCATCTGCGAGATTGATGTTTTTGACCTTGGCGAATTGTTCAAAAAGTGGATGGTTGCCTCATGAAAGTCTAGCTGACCGGGCGAGGTCGCAACTGAAGGAAAAGTGTGGAGAGACGCGATTGAACCCGTAGAATCCCGCGCGACGACGCAATGAGGCTTTTGCGCGCATTGGGGTCCGAGCCTGCCTCTTGTTCAGGTATATATATTGCTCGGGCGCATAGCGTTCCGGAATGTCAGCTGCACTTGTATCTCGAAAATTTGGTGAGGAGACCTTTCATTTCCTTGGAAAAAAAGTCTCTGTAGAAACTTCAGATCAAAAAATTTACAGTGGTACTCTTTCGGGCATTGATGACAAGCTTGATCTGGTACTTGACAACGTAGAGGGTCACGGCATCTTGAAGCTTATCTTAAACGGCACTTATGTCAAGGAGATTCGGCTCATGGAAAAGCCCTTTGATTTCAAGGCGCTTGCAGACAGGCTCTCCAGGGTCTTTCCCGGCCTCGTGAAAATAAGAGAGGATGTGGGCGCGATTATTGTCATGGACAAGATTAAGGTGACCCAGGCCGGCGTCGAAGAAGGTACGGGGCTTTCTGCAGACAGGGTAAAGGCAGTCTACGACGAGTTCATGAGAGATAGCAAGAAGCAGTAACGCAACCGTGCCAATTTTTGAAGTCCGACACAGCGACCTTGCAGCGCGGATCGGCAGGATAGAAACTCCGCACGGAACCTTTGAGACCCCGGCCTTTGTGCCGGTGGTCCACCCGGTAAAGCAGACGGTCAGCACGACTTTCCTGAAAAAGCTGGGCTTTGAATGCGTGATCACCAACGCATACATCACTCTCCGGCACTATGGCGATGAAGCCAGAAGCCGCGGGATACACGACATTATCGGTTATGACGGCTCTGTAATGACAGACTCGGGTGGTTATCAAGTGCTTGAATACGGTTCAGTGGAGGTAGATCCCGAGACAATGGCCCTCTTTGAGAGGGACATCAGGAGCGACATCCCAATCCCCCTTGACAAGCCCACCGGCTACGGGCTAGATCATTCCAAGGCATCAGAGTATGTAGAGACTACACTTGCCAATTGCAGGAAAACGCTAGACGCCGTCTCGCCACGGAGCGAAGGCAAGGACGGCGCGATATGGATAGGCCCGGTTCAGGGGGCAGAGCATTCCGACCTTGTCGAGCGTTCCGCCAAGGCTCTGGACCAGATGGGTTTTTCATTCCTTGCCCTTGGAAGTCCGGTCGAGGTAATGGAGGCGTACGAGTTTGCTGTTCTGGCTCGAATGATAGCTACGGCAAAGAGGTCGCTTTCCAGAGGCAAACCAATACACCTTTTTGGCGCCGGCCACCCTCTTACGATCTCACTTGCCGTCGCGCTTGGCTGCGATACCTTCGATTCGGCA encodes:
- a CDS encoding NAD+ synthase; the encoded protein is MTRISSGAAVLDSLLRQDYSRIASSLAGFVKRYIASSNSGGVVVGLSGGLDSSAVATICVRAIGADRVYGLIMPAAATPEQDINDAAGLARSLGIRYDTPRLEDIVSEFQSALPGSSDNKPLGNLTSRIRMSVLYYYAAVNKMLVAGTTDKSELLIGYFTKYGDGAADIEPIASLYKSQVRALGKFLKVPDEILQKKSSPRLWQNQLAEEEIGIDYETIDSVLYLLVDKKMDKNKISRKLGIDSNTIDKITGMVLSSAHKRKTPPFPRLRA
- a CDS encoding response regulator; translation: MTRRLGSFSFDVISRMLGVLSRGEEMRITNLAIETRMSYYGCIRYVSLLEALGWITRSKIKAHIQNENRSDFSHSAISISDSGLEALGRIAPIASQAIKTPRVVPKRLRPSRPLAELDAVRPEVVFNEAPGEKGIPAAQIGPQKRSLRLLLVDDEEDVLFTYESVLKSRGHQVDAFVDSATALSNYAQKGPGSYDVVLLDIRMPKINGVQLFRSIRAIDSEARIVFLTSLDLSPELSSVTEQLGANHLIRKPVTNDEFLKEIETFV
- a CDS encoding Lsm family RNA-binding protein, whose protein sequence is MSAALVSRKFGEETFHFLGKKVSVETSDQKIYSGTLSGIDDKLDLVLDNVEGHGILKLILNGTYVKEIRLMEKPFDFKALADRLSRVFPGLVKIREDVGAIIVMDKIKVTQAGVEEGTGLSADRVKAVYDEFMRDSKKQ
- a CDS encoding HAMP domain-containing sensor histidine kinase, producing MTIISSRDVIEVWDDASQPSSRIHSLILAVRNNIDICTDMTGTTVLMASGPIWEAFLDLARRGVKIRFITEIAPQNIDRVREFMRIAEVRHAEPNCSIFAVADGMDYVCISEAQDGSLSKVIACNLPQFVHQQKFFFETLWERAIPAEVFIQKVEHGVEPERTEVVYSRREISRKVHEALGATKNSVDICQDRFGPSNFAASPDAQARLGQLRDRGIRIRHIVEITRDNIADCRKIREFSELRHVDGLKGYFLISDSNFLASNSSENPERSQAHSVITNSPGLVKQQQYLFNQLWEKSIDCELRFLELESGLERERTEVWEGGKAILKNVLASYDQIRNHFDACLDPGSVKALAASLDVMKGLEGLSRRGIKLRILTEINNENLVFCRRIMEFAELRHLEVVKGDFAVTDVWYEASASYANSSLPKVIFSNIKPFVEHQQNFFDSLWSKGMDAPRKIQQIQEGRLPEKTELIPDTRVSIALAQKIMSQTKHELLVLWATAGTLQFAATPENSSFYRDAIANGAKLRMLVPFSPGAEETKRKMEDLTPGIDIKISEGNLSSRITILVSDRKEFMSWELVDDSLPSPFDAGGLATYSNLKGLAQSYAVIFDQLWNATELAENLRSANAQLEENDKAMKDFIDIAAHELRNPIQPIIGLTELLQDSKTVAPEQKKILDIVLRNARRLLTLSEEVLDITRIESGNLHLQKVETDIFWVAQRIMERYNNAQNLAPGSKKFIRFRSMDASPLLATIDPERIGQVIENLLSNAVKFTGDSGTIEVAIERVGGKTSETERQGAEMTTRGGVRNAGQEYALISISDDGTGVSKEIQQRLFDKFASDSEKGMGLGLYICKKIIEAHGGEIWLENKSPSVPGANEHGATFCFTLPLKIQ